One Polynucleobacter sp. MWH-Spelu-300-X4 genomic window carries:
- the nuoI gene encoding NADH-quinone oxidoreductase subunit NuoI, whose amino-acid sequence MFLRIREFLNSLLLKELFQGLALTGKYLFKPKITIQYPEEKTPMSPRFRGVHALRRYPNGEERCIACKLCEAVCPAMAISIESDQREDGSRRTTRYDIDLTKCIFCGFCEEACPVDAIVETHIHEYHGEKRGDLYFTKEMLLAIGDRYEDEIAANKSADAKYR is encoded by the coding sequence ATGTTTTTACGTATCCGCGAATTTTTGAACAGCCTTTTATTGAAAGAGTTGTTCCAAGGTTTGGCTCTTACTGGTAAGTATTTATTTAAGCCAAAGATTACGATTCAGTACCCGGAAGAGAAGACGCCAATGTCTCCTCGTTTCCGTGGCGTGCATGCATTACGTCGCTACCCTAATGGGGAAGAGCGTTGTATCGCTTGTAAATTGTGTGAAGCTGTTTGCCCAGCAATGGCTATTAGCATTGAGTCAGATCAGCGTGAAGATGGTTCTCGCCGCACAACTCGTTACGATATTGATTTAACAAAATGCATTTTCTGTGGTTTTTGCGAAGAAGCTTGCCCAGTTGATGCCATTGTTGAAACACACATTCACGAATACCACGGTGAAAAGCGTGGTGATTTGTATTTCACAAAAGAAATGTTGTTGGCAATTGGTGATCGTTATGAAGACGAGATTGCTGCTAACAAGTCAGCGGATGCTAAATACAGATGA
- the nuoH gene encoding NADH-quinone oxidoreductase subunit NuoH: protein MTELIQTINTHGLELFGALLWPIVWTLLKIVVVVLPMFGCVAYLTLWERKLIGWMHIRLGPNRVGPLGLLQPIADALKLLLKEVIIPSKANKVLYIVAPIMVIAPAFAAWAVVPFQAELVLADVNAGLLYVMAITSIGVYGVILAGWASNSKYAFLGAMRASAQMVSYEIAMGFSLAAVLTISGTLNLSDIVKSQQAGMFAGMGLNFLSWNWLPLLPMFVIYFISGVAETNRHPFDVVEGESEIVAGHMIEYSGMAFAMFFLAEYANMILIAALTSIMFLGGWDPIIDAPVLRDIPGFFWLVGKTFFLLSCVIWLRASFPRYRYDQIMRLGWKVFIPISIFWVMLVGAWVLSPWNIWK from the coding sequence ATGACCGAGCTAATTCAAACAATTAATACGCACGGCTTAGAGCTATTTGGCGCGCTTTTGTGGCCAATCGTTTGGACTTTATTGAAAATCGTTGTGGTAGTTTTGCCGATGTTTGGTTGTGTTGCCTATTTAACTTTGTGGGAGCGCAAGCTTATCGGTTGGATGCATATCCGTTTAGGACCAAACCGTGTTGGTCCTTTGGGTTTGTTGCAGCCGATTGCCGATGCTTTGAAGTTGCTTCTTAAAGAAGTCATTATTCCAAGTAAAGCAAACAAGGTTTTATATATCGTCGCTCCAATTATGGTGATTGCTCCAGCTTTTGCAGCTTGGGCGGTAGTGCCTTTCCAAGCTGAGTTGGTGTTAGCTGATGTGAATGCTGGTTTGCTTTATGTGATGGCTATTACATCGATTGGTGTGTATGGCGTTATTTTGGCGGGGTGGGCATCTAACTCTAAATATGCTTTCTTAGGCGCTATGCGAGCTTCAGCCCAAATGGTTTCTTATGAAATTGCCATGGGCTTTTCATTAGCGGCTGTTTTGACTATTTCTGGCACATTGAACTTAAGCGATATTGTTAAGTCGCAACAGGCGGGCATGTTTGCCGGTATGGGTTTGAACTTCTTATCTTGGAACTGGTTGCCATTGTTACCAATGTTTGTGATTTATTTCATTTCTGGTGTGGCTGAAACCAATCGTCATCCATTTGACGTGGTTGAGGGTGAGTCAGAGATTGTTGCTGGCCATATGATTGAGTACTCTGGTATGGCTTTTGCGATGTTCTTCTTGGCTGAATACGCCAATATGATTTTGATTGCAGCCTTAACATCCATTATGTTCTTGGGTGGTTGGGATCCGATTATTGATGCACCAGTGTTGCGTGATATTCCTGGTTTCTTCTGGTTAGTAGGTAAGACTTTCTTCCTCTTATCTTGTGTTATCTGGTTGCGTGCTTCATTCCCTCGTTATCGCTATGACCAAATCATGCGTTTAGGTTGGAAAGTCTTTATTCCCATCTCAATCTTTTGGGTGATGTTGGTGGGTGCGTGGGTGTTATCACCCTGGAATATTTGGAAATAA